Proteins from a single region of Azospira inquinata:
- a CDS encoding LysR family transcriptional regulator, with translation MRLHAKTLHYFDSIRRCGSIREAARQLHVASSAVNRQLLELEDQLGTPLFDRLPGGLRLTAAGEIVARHVISVLQDARRVEGELEALRGIRRGEVTVAAVEGVTSDLLPAVLLQMHQRYPGVRVETRSMGSVAMTAAVARGEADVALGYSLPPDPQLQCLASGRFGIGAVLRPDHPLAGSAPLAFKDCLPYPLILADPELSLHSLMAPLFQRYQGQMEVLTTTNSIELMKRLAERGLGIAFQTCIGLERELAEGRLCHRLLSDRQLASSDLGAYVRTGRSLPPALDAFIRTVGEELGKRGNPPGA, from the coding sequence ATGCGCCTCCATGCCAAAACCCTCCATTACTTCGACAGCATCCGCCGCTGCGGCTCCATCCGGGAAGCGGCCCGCCAGCTCCATGTGGCTTCCTCGGCGGTGAATCGCCAGTTGCTGGAACTGGAAGACCAGCTGGGCACCCCCCTGTTTGACCGTCTGCCCGGGGGGCTGCGCCTCACCGCCGCCGGGGAAATCGTCGCCCGCCACGTCATTTCCGTGCTCCAGGACGCCCGCCGGGTGGAAGGGGAGCTGGAAGCCCTGCGGGGCATTCGCCGGGGGGAAGTGACCGTGGCGGCGGTGGAAGGGGTGACTTCGGACCTGCTCCCCGCTGTGTTGCTCCAGATGCACCAGCGTTACCCCGGGGTGCGGGTGGAAACCCGCTCCATGGGCTCCGTGGCCATGACGGCGGCGGTGGCCCGGGGGGAGGCGGACGTGGCCCTGGGCTACTCCCTGCCCCCCGATCCCCAACTCCAGTGTTTGGCCTCCGGCCGCTTCGGCATTGGCGCCGTGCTGCGCCCCGACCATCCCCTGGCCGGCAGCGCTCCCCTGGCCTTTAAGGACTGCCTGCCCTATCCCCTCATCCTGGCCGACCCGGAACTCTCCCTCCACAGCCTCATGGCTCCCCTGTTCCAGCGCTACCAGGGCCAGATGGAGGTGCTCACCACCACCAATTCCATCGAACTCATGAAGCGTCTGGCGGAACGGGGCCTGGGCATTGCCTTCCAGACCTGCATCGGCCTGGAACGGGAATTGGCAGAAGGCCGCCTCTGCCACCGCCTGCTCAGCGACCGCCAACTGGCCTCCAGCGACCTGGGCGCCTACGTCCGCACCGGCCGCAGCCTTCCCCCCGCCTTGGATGCCTTTATCCGGACGGTGGGGGAAGAGTTGGGGAAGCGGGGAAATCCCCCTGGAGCGTGA